From Mustela nigripes isolate SB6536 chromosome 13, MUSNIG.SB6536, whole genome shotgun sequence, one genomic window encodes:
- the LOC132000026 gene encoding uncharacterized protein LOC132000026, which produces MYNKRAADPVHPDLTGLLVKNKNLLAELRNLQNKLFIKETSLQEMKNVLESYKENNVQQSFQIMSLKDDIKDLEELIASLTRIKSLKNTNIQNLERGNWDLTERILELENHLRVHLFEREKAERKAGLLEKKLAGTDGFIPYMNMKGQDDSLVSFMMKDKGEDILTKNSERDIFHSEGPKDGQKIWDKCQEDSIYKEKQKYELDRPPHSFSWETKNARSHYQKFLSQLATLLSNNVVPIPATEEAVKEKIQEIGAKEQSWKSRTEGLQQEVLMLTQRLEQLQHHSEEAAGESSPMQDRCREQKRPWKHLERKTAVNDFFPESLALDRNKENSGTKNLWTDEHGKMSRQLDKDNEQQTLLNIQQNLQIATTQRLEGKIQKLQKQLSDLKLSNKSMKIQLTRVNVLKDKTIEKLRQSLTQVEAMKGKAVMKTDNLKTTLHSAKPKARGDKEKVHQLLDAVTSEPCTAKSTVDKVPGQQQEHSDFRETIMKMLGFNMKTADKEIINHLRLIIQDYEASNKSKIASDCETGQDNE; this is translated from the exons ATGTACAACAAAAGGGCAGCTGACCCAGTCCATCCTGACCTTACTGGTTTGTTGGTGAAAAACAAGAATCTTTTAGCTGAG CTAAGAAATCTTCAAAACAAGCTCTTCATAAAAGAAACATCATTGCAAGAGATGAAGAATGTGCTAgaaagttataaagaaaataatgtgcaACAGTCTTTCCAGATAATGTCCCTGAAAGATGATATCAAGGATCTAGAGGAACTTATTGCTTCTCTAACCAgaattaaatctttgaaaaacaccaATATTCAGAATCTTGAAAGAGGCAACTGGGATCTAACTGAAAGAATTCTAGAACTAGAAAACCATCTAAG AGTACATCTgtttgaaagagaaaaggcagaacGAAAAGCAGGCCTTTTGGAGAAAAAGTTAGCAGGTACCGATGGATTCATCCCTTACATGAATATGAAAGGACAAGACGATTCTTTGGTTAGCTTCATGATGAAG GATAAAGGTGAAGATATCCTGACCAAGAACTCTGAAAGAGACATTTTTCATTCTGAAGGACCAAAAGATGGGCAGAAAATTTGGGATAAGTGTCAAGAAGATTcaatctataaagaaaaacaaaaatatgagttGGACAGACCTCCACATTCATTCAGCTGGGAAACCAAAAATGCACGATCCCACTACCAGAAATTCCTCAGTCAGTTGGCTACTCTTCTGAGCAACAATGTTGTCCCGATACCAGCTACCGAGGAAGCTGTAAAAGAGAAGATTCAGGAAATTGGTGCAAAAGAACAATCTTGGAAGTCT aGGACCGAAGGCCTGCAGCAGGAAGTTCTGATGCTCACTCAGCGCCTGGAGCAGCTGCAGCATCACTCTGAAGAAGCCGCTGGAGAATCATCCCCAATGCAAGACAGGTGTAGGGAACAAAAAAGACCTTGGAAACATCTGGAAAGAAAAACTGCTGTTAATGACTTTTTTCCAGAGAGTTTAGCCTTGGACAGGAATAAA gaaaactCTGGGACTAAGAATTTGTGGACAGATGAGCATGGCAAGATGTCCAGACAGCTAGATAAAGATAATGAGCAACAAACATTATTGAATATTCAGCAGAATTTACAGATTGCTACAACTCAGAGACTAGAGGGGAAAATTCAGAAACTTCAGAAACAGCTCAGTGATTTGAAATTGTcaaataaaagtatgaaaattCAACTTACAAGAGTGAATGTCCTTAAA GACAAAACAATTGAAAAGCTCAGGCAATCTTTAACACAAGTTGAAGCAATGAAAGGGAAAGCAGTTATGAAAACAGACAATTTGAAAACTACATTACACTCTGCCAAGCCAAAGGCAAGAGGGGACAAAGAGAAGGTCCATCAGCTGTTAGATGCTGTCACTTCTGAGCCCTGCACAGCAAAGAGCACAGTTGATAAAGTACCAGGACAACAACAAgag cattcTGATTTTCGAGAAACTATTATGAAGATGTTGGGATTTAACATGAAAACAGCTGACAAGGAAATCATCAATCACCTAAGGCTTATTATACAAGATTATGAAGCATCTAACAAATCAAAGATTGCTTCTGATT